In Deltaproteobacteria bacterium, one DNA window encodes the following:
- a CDS encoding SDR family oxidoreductase, with protein MDLGLKGRRAVITGASRGIGRHIAATLAAEGVDLAICARGEPGVDAAKKELERAGVRVFAKAVDVGDGAALRGFIEESAQALGGLDILVSNVSASAGQGEAAWRANFEVDLMGTVRACEAALPHLAKSDAGSIVVIGTTAAIETFGAPGGYGALKAALVNYASGLAHAVAKQNVRVNVVSPGPVYFEGGAWAMIQKAMPAFYEATLKACPQGRMGTPEEVARAVAFLASPAASLITGENLVTDGGFTKRVAF; from the coding sequence ATGGATTTGGGACTCAAGGGCCGCCGTGCGGTCATCACGGGGGCGAGCCGGGGCATTGGCCGACACATCGCTGCGACGCTGGCCGCGGAGGGCGTCGATCTCGCCATCTGCGCGCGCGGCGAGCCGGGCGTCGACGCCGCGAAGAAGGAGCTCGAGCGCGCCGGCGTGAGAGTCTTCGCGAAGGCCGTCGACGTCGGCGACGGCGCGGCGCTGCGCGGCTTCATCGAGGAGTCGGCGCAGGCGCTCGGCGGGCTCGACATCCTGGTGAGCAACGTCTCGGCGAGCGCAGGTCAGGGCGAGGCGGCCTGGCGCGCGAACTTCGAGGTCGACCTGATGGGCACGGTGCGCGCGTGCGAAGCGGCGCTGCCGCATCTCGCGAAGTCGGACGCGGGCAGCATCGTGGTGATCGGCACCACGGCGGCGATCGAGACGTTCGGCGCGCCGGGCGGCTACGGCGCGCTCAAGGCCGCGCTCGTGAACTACGCGTCCGGTCTCGCGCATGCGGTCGCGAAACAGAACGTCCGGGTGAACGTGGTCTCGCCCGGGCCGGTGTACTTCGAGGGCGGCGCCTGGGCGATGATCCAGAAGGCGATGCCCGCCTTCTACGAAGCGACGCTCAAGGCCTGTCCGCAAGGCCGCATGGGTACACCGGAAGAGGTTGCACGCGCGGTCGCCTTCCTCGCCAGCCCCGCGGCGAGCCTCATCACCGGCGAGAACCTGGTCACCGACGGCGGCTTCACCAAGCGCGTCGCCTTCTGA
- a CDS encoding pyridoxamine 5'-phosphate oxidase family protein, which yields MASSLRFADIEKEFLDRVGRIVWCTVSTTDTQGRPYSRILHPVWEGSTGWIATGRQTLKARHLAKNPNVALAYWDPQHDTAVVQARAEWCDDLATRTRIWSLLKNTPPPVGYDPQLFWRDGMDDTFGVLKLTPFQIQLQTAAEMMQGKSARICRL from the coding sequence ATGGCTAGCTCACTGCGCTTCGCGGACATCGAGAAGGAATTCCTGGACCGGGTCGGCCGGATCGTCTGGTGCACGGTGTCGACGACGGACACCCAGGGCCGACCGTACTCGCGCATCCTGCATCCGGTCTGGGAGGGCTCGACGGGCTGGATCGCGACCGGCCGCCAGACCTTGAAGGCCAGGCACCTGGCAAAGAACCCGAATGTGGCGCTCGCCTATTGGGATCCGCAGCACGACACCGCCGTGGTTCAGGCGCGCGCCGAGTGGTGCGACGACCTGGCGACCCGGACGCGGATCTGGAGTCTCTTGAAGAACACTCCGCCGCCGGTCGGCTACGACCCGCAGCTCTTCTGGCGCGACGGCATGGACGACACGTTCGGCGTGCTGAAGCTCACGCCGTTCCAGATCCAGCTGCAGACCGCGGCCGAGATGATGCAGGGCAAGTCCGCGAGGATCTGCCGGCTCTGA
- a CDS encoding aromatic ring-hydroxylating dioxygenase subunit alpha: MSRDELLRMARRNIAHVKADTIDQTPDVLRVPAANYTDPARFELERERVWKRTPLVLALSAELREPGDFRALEVAGVPVLLTRGSDGSARAFVNSCAHRGAQIAVEPSGRARRFVCPYHAWSYDEDGALVGVYARKDFGEVDPACHGLVRLPVAERAGLIWAVLRPGPPIDLDAFLCGYDSVLGQFDFASWHLFARRSVPGPNWKIAYDGYLDFYHLPILHKATFGTDLPNRALYDAFGPHQRVSFPNPRLLRFDERPEANWDTRELLAGVWTIFPHVSIATFDAGTRAVLVSQLFPGASVGESVTVQSYLLAKEPDPSEREAAEKMFELLGYVVREEDYATGLRQQRALLTGARSEVLFGRNEGGGQRFHQHLDRLLAGHDEGDSHG, from the coding sequence ATGAGCCGGGACGAGCTCCTGCGCATGGCCCGCCGCAACATCGCGCACGTGAAGGCGGACACGATCGATCAGACGCCCGACGTGCTGCGCGTGCCAGCTGCGAACTACACCGATCCGGCGCGCTTCGAGCTCGAGCGCGAGCGCGTCTGGAAGCGCACGCCGCTCGTGCTGGCGCTCTCCGCCGAGCTGCGCGAGCCGGGAGACTTCCGGGCGCTCGAGGTCGCCGGTGTGCCCGTGCTTCTGACCCGCGGCTCCGATGGCTCCGCACGCGCGTTCGTGAACAGCTGTGCGCACCGCGGCGCGCAGATCGCGGTCGAGCCGTCGGGCCGCGCGCGTCGCTTCGTCTGCCCGTACCACGCCTGGAGCTACGACGAGGACGGCGCGCTCGTCGGCGTTTACGCGCGCAAGGACTTCGGCGAGGTCGATCCCGCGTGCCACGGACTGGTGCGGCTGCCGGTCGCCGAGCGCGCGGGATTGATCTGGGCGGTGCTGCGGCCCGGCCCGCCGATCGACCTCGACGCTTTCCTGTGTGGCTACGACTCGGTGCTCGGGCAATTCGACTTCGCGAGCTGGCACCTGTTCGCGCGCCGAAGCGTCCCTGGACCGAACTGGAAGATCGCCTACGACGGCTACCTGGACTTCTACCACCTGCCCATCCTGCACAAGGCGACCTTCGGCACGGACCTGCCCAACCGTGCTCTCTACGACGCCTTCGGTCCGCACCAGCGGGTCAGCTTTCCGAACCCGAGACTGCTGCGCTTCGACGAGCGGCCCGAGGCGAACTGGGACACGCGCGAGCTGCTGGCCGGAGTGTGGACGATCTTCCCGCACGTCTCGATCGCGACCTTCGACGCCGGCACGCGCGCCGTGCTCGTCTCGCAGCTGTTCCCGGGCGCGAGCGTCGGCGAGTCGGTCACCGTGCAGTCGTACTTGTTGGCGAAGGAGCCCGACCCGAGCGAGCGCGAGGCGGCGGAGAAGATGTTCGAGCTGCTCGGCTACGTCGTGCGCGAGGAGGACTACGCGACCGGGCTGCGTCAACAGCGCGCGCTTCTGACCGGCGCGCGCAGCGAAGTTCTGTTCGGCCGCAACGAGGGCGGCGGCCAGCGCTTCCACCAACACCTGGACCGGCTGCTCGCCGGCCACGACGAAGGGGACTCCCATGGCTAG